The Sesamum indicum cultivar Zhongzhi No. 13 linkage group LG2, S_indicum_v1.0, whole genome shotgun sequence genome contains a region encoding:
- the LOC105176911 gene encoding afadin- and alpha-actinin-binding protein-like isoform X3, whose amino-acid sequence MQVDMRAFLNAPNGKQSSPVNTRVDSDLSHSPLGGRTDMFDLPLHMARDQIEESLRTKMASIKERMVQLQDAQKAAELTSEVSERELELEAQLVEARSIIQEQVSVARTCNCIYALLQQRQRDVEFRESANEQRQRLLSDISRLEAKVERLEAQLSAKDREIATMTRTEAKATAAFKSQIDKLQQERDEFQKMVLGNQQVRTQQIHEMKKKEKEYIKLQERLNQVLMEKKKESRSGMEIMNLLQKEGRRRGTWNGRKTDNDFYKKIVDAYEAKNQELVAENADLRALLRSMQVDMRAFLNAPNGKQSSPVNTRVDSDLSHSPLGGRTDMFDLPLHMARDQIEESLRTKMASIKERMVQLQDAQKAAELTSEVSERELELEAQLVEARSIIQEQIATLIEIVDQCYEFLIRS is encoded by the exons ATGCAG GTTGATATGCGTGCATTCTTAAATGCTCCAAATGGGAAGCAGTCTTCTCCAGTCAATACGAGGGTGGATTCTGACCTGTCCCATTCCCCGTTGGGTGGAAGGACG GACATGTTTGATCTGCCTCTTCACATGGCCAGAGATCAAATTGAAGAAAGTCTCCGAACCAAGATGGCTTCAATAAAG GAGCGCATGGTTCAGCTTCAAGATGCACAGAAGGCTGCAGAACTAACTTCTGAGGTGTCAGAGAGAGAACTTGAGCTGGAAGCTCAGCTTGTCGAAGCAAGGAGCATAATTCAAGAGCAG GTTTCAGTAGCCAGGACTTGCAATTGTATATATGCGTTGTTGCAGCAGAGACAGAGGGATGTTGAGTTTAGGGAGTCAGCCAATGAGCAGAGGCAAAG ACTCTTATCAGACATTTCAAGACTGGAAGCTAAAGTTGAGAGGTTGGAAGCGCAGTTATCCGCGAAAGATAGAGAGATAGCCACAATGACTAGAACG GAAGCTAAAGCTACAGCTGCTTTCAAGTCACAAATTGATAAGTTGCAGCAGGAGCGAGATGAATTTCAGAAGATGGTTTTGGGTAATCAG CAAGTAAGAACTCAGCAGATTCAtgagatgaagaagaaagaaaaagagtataTAAAGTTGCAG GAGCGGCTTAACCAAGTATTAAtggagaaaaagaaggaatCTAGGTCAGGCAtggaaattatgaatttactACAG AAAGAAGGCCGGCGGCGTGGGACCTGGAACGGAAGGAAGACTGACAATGATTTCTACAAAAAGATT GTGGATGCTTATGAagcaaaaaatcaagaattggtGGCGGAGAACGCTGATTTGAGGGCATTATTACGCTCAATGCAG GTTGATATGCGTGCATTCTTAAATGCTCCAAATGGGAAGCAGTCTTCTCCAGTCAATACGAGGGTGGATTCTGACCTGTCCCATTCCCCGTTGGGTGGAAGGACG GACATGTTTGATCTGCCTCTTCACATGGCCAGAGATCAAATTGAAGAAAGTCTCCGAACCAAGATGGCTTCAATAAAG GAGCGCATGGTTCAGCTTCAAGATGCACAGAAGGCTGCAGAACTAACTTCTGAGGTGTCAGAGAGAGAACTTGAGCTGGAAGCTCAGCTTGTCGAAGCAAGGAGCATAATTCAAGAGCAG
- the LOC105176911 gene encoding afadin- and alpha-actinin-binding protein-like isoform X1: protein MQVDMRAFLNAPNGKQSSPVNTRVDSDLSHSPLGGRTDMFDLPLHMARDQIEESLRTKMASIKERMVQLQDAQKAAELTSEVSERELELEAQLVEARSIIQEQVSVARTCNCIYALLQQRQRDVEFRESANEQRQRLLSDISRLEAKVERLEAQLSAKDREIATMTRTEAKATAAFKSQIDKLQQERDEFQKMVLGNQQVRTQQIHEMKKKEKEYIKLQERLNQVLMEKKKESRSGMEIMNLLQKEGRRRGTWNGRKTDNDFYKKIVDAYEAKNQELVAENADLRALLRSMQVDMRAFLNAPNGKQSSPVNTRVDSDLSHSPLGGRTDMFDLPLHMARDQIEESLRTKMASIKERMVQLQDAQKAAELTSEVSERELELEAQLVEARSIIQEQEIDDTD, encoded by the exons ATGCAG GTTGATATGCGTGCATTCTTAAATGCTCCAAATGGGAAGCAGTCTTCTCCAGTCAATACGAGGGTGGATTCTGACCTGTCCCATTCCCCGTTGGGTGGAAGGACG GACATGTTTGATCTGCCTCTTCACATGGCCAGAGATCAAATTGAAGAAAGTCTCCGAACCAAGATGGCTTCAATAAAG GAGCGCATGGTTCAGCTTCAAGATGCACAGAAGGCTGCAGAACTAACTTCTGAGGTGTCAGAGAGAGAACTTGAGCTGGAAGCTCAGCTTGTCGAAGCAAGGAGCATAATTCAAGAGCAG GTTTCAGTAGCCAGGACTTGCAATTGTATATATGCGTTGTTGCAGCAGAGACAGAGGGATGTTGAGTTTAGGGAGTCAGCCAATGAGCAGAGGCAAAG ACTCTTATCAGACATTTCAAGACTGGAAGCTAAAGTTGAGAGGTTGGAAGCGCAGTTATCCGCGAAAGATAGAGAGATAGCCACAATGACTAGAACG GAAGCTAAAGCTACAGCTGCTTTCAAGTCACAAATTGATAAGTTGCAGCAGGAGCGAGATGAATTTCAGAAGATGGTTTTGGGTAATCAG CAAGTAAGAACTCAGCAGATTCAtgagatgaagaagaaagaaaaagagtataTAAAGTTGCAG GAGCGGCTTAACCAAGTATTAAtggagaaaaagaaggaatCTAGGTCAGGCAtggaaattatgaatttactACAG AAAGAAGGCCGGCGGCGTGGGACCTGGAACGGAAGGAAGACTGACAATGATTTCTACAAAAAGATT GTGGATGCTTATGAagcaaaaaatcaagaattggtGGCGGAGAACGCTGATTTGAGGGCATTATTACGCTCAATGCAG GTTGATATGCGTGCATTCTTAAATGCTCCAAATGGGAAGCAGTCTTCTCCAGTCAATACGAGGGTGGATTCTGACCTGTCCCATTCCCCGTTGGGTGGAAGGACG GACATGTTTGATCTGCCTCTTCACATGGCCAGAGATCAAATTGAAGAAAGTCTCCGAACCAAGATGGCTTCAATAAAG GAGCGCATGGTTCAGCTTCAAGATGCACAGAAGGCTGCAGAACTAACTTCTGAGGTGTCAGAGAGAGAACTTGAGCTGGAAGCTCAGCTTGTCGAAGCAAGGAGCATAATTCAAGAGCAG
- the LOC105176911 gene encoding afadin- and alpha-actinin-binding protein-like isoform X2, which yields MQVDMRAFLNAPNGKQSSPVNTRVDSDLSHSPLGGRTDMFDLPLHMARDQIEESLRTKMASIKERMVQLQDAQKAAELTSEVSERELELEAQLVEARSIIQEQVSVARTCNCIYALLQQRQRDVEFRESANEQRQRLLSDISRLEAKVERLEAQLSAKDREIATMTRTEAKATAAFKSQIDKLQQERDEFQKMVLGNQQVRTQQIHEMKKKEKEYIKLQERLNQVLMEKKKESRSGMEIMNLLQKEGRRRGTWNGRKTDNDFYKKIVDAYEAKNQELVAENADLRALLRSMQVDMRAFLNAPNGKQSSPVNTRVDSDLSHSPLGGRTDMFDLPLHMARDQIEESLRTKMASIKERMVQLQDAQKAAELTSEVSERELELEAQLVEARSIIQEQV from the exons ATGCAG GTTGATATGCGTGCATTCTTAAATGCTCCAAATGGGAAGCAGTCTTCTCCAGTCAATACGAGGGTGGATTCTGACCTGTCCCATTCCCCGTTGGGTGGAAGGACG GACATGTTTGATCTGCCTCTTCACATGGCCAGAGATCAAATTGAAGAAAGTCTCCGAACCAAGATGGCTTCAATAAAG GAGCGCATGGTTCAGCTTCAAGATGCACAGAAGGCTGCAGAACTAACTTCTGAGGTGTCAGAGAGAGAACTTGAGCTGGAAGCTCAGCTTGTCGAAGCAAGGAGCATAATTCAAGAGCAG GTTTCAGTAGCCAGGACTTGCAATTGTATATATGCGTTGTTGCAGCAGAGACAGAGGGATGTTGAGTTTAGGGAGTCAGCCAATGAGCAGAGGCAAAG ACTCTTATCAGACATTTCAAGACTGGAAGCTAAAGTTGAGAGGTTGGAAGCGCAGTTATCCGCGAAAGATAGAGAGATAGCCACAATGACTAGAACG GAAGCTAAAGCTACAGCTGCTTTCAAGTCACAAATTGATAAGTTGCAGCAGGAGCGAGATGAATTTCAGAAGATGGTTTTGGGTAATCAG CAAGTAAGAACTCAGCAGATTCAtgagatgaagaagaaagaaaaagagtataTAAAGTTGCAG GAGCGGCTTAACCAAGTATTAAtggagaaaaagaaggaatCTAGGTCAGGCAtggaaattatgaatttactACAG AAAGAAGGCCGGCGGCGTGGGACCTGGAACGGAAGGAAGACTGACAATGATTTCTACAAAAAGATT GTGGATGCTTATGAagcaaaaaatcaagaattggtGGCGGAGAACGCTGATTTGAGGGCATTATTACGCTCAATGCAG GTTGATATGCGTGCATTCTTAAATGCTCCAAATGGGAAGCAGTCTTCTCCAGTCAATACGAGGGTGGATTCTGACCTGTCCCATTCCCCGTTGGGTGGAAGGACG GACATGTTTGATCTGCCTCTTCACATGGCCAGAGATCAAATTGAAGAAAGTCTCCGAACCAAGATGGCTTCAATAAAG GAGCGCATGGTTCAGCTTCAAGATGCACAGAAGGCTGCAGAACTAACTTCTGAGGTGTCAGAGAGAGAACTTGAGCTGGAAGCTCAGCTTGTCGAAGCAAGGAGCATAATTCAAGAGCAG